The DNA sequence GAGCATGACGATTGTTGATATCCTGGGCATGGTTGAGCTTGCACAAGGACCGGTCGCGGAGGGGCTTGACGTTCGGGTTCGCTTTGAGGACACAACGATGATGGACGGCCCGTCGATCGTGATCGCCGAGACCATGGTGCGGCTGGCGCCAGGCGCAGCGGCGTCCGCTCGGTTCAGGCTGGCTGTGCCCGCCGGCAGACTCGACACACGGCGGCATTATACGCTCTCGGCGCGCGGCAGGCGTGCAGGTTCGTCCGATTTTCGGGACTTCGGCACCGTCCAATCCTATTCATGGCGTGCTGGCGTCGACACTTTGTACCATCTTACGATCGAGACGTTCACGGGCGACCAGCAGAATCCGAGCGAACTTCGGCCTTCTGAATAAGATCACGCGGGTAACCGGGCAGCGCAGTCCATCGGCTGCTGATTTTTGCGACCAGTATCATGCACTAGCAACGAAATTCAGAGGAGGACGGCATGGCTGACGGCGAACAGACTGGCGGGAACGAAATCAAGACCACTTTCATGTTGGTGGGAGACAAGCTGCGCCCGGTACAGTATACGGTGGTGGACGGCCTGGCAGTGGTCGAGGGGTGCATCGTCATCGGCACGCCGGAAGAGGCGGAAGCCAATCTCAAAGCGGTGCAGGATCAGCCGGGCCTGTTGCGCGCCGATGTACAAGCTCAGGGGGTGGCCATAAAGGGCAAGGCCTTTCGCTGGGACAAAGGCAAGCTGATATACGAGATCGATCCTGCGCTACCCCATCCCGAACGTGTCGAGCAGGCGATGGATCACTGGCGCCAAAACACCGCGATCACGTTCGAGAAGCGAGATCCTGCCAACGCCGAGCATAAGAACTATGTACGCTTCGTCCCCGGCACCGGCTGCCGCTCGGCGGTAGGCAGGCGGGGCGGCATGCAGCAACTGGTGCTCGGCCCGGAATGCACTAAGGGCAACGTCATTCACGAGATCGGCCACGCGCTGGGGCTCTTTCACGAGCAGAGCCGTGGCGACCGCGATGCCCATATCCGAATCCGTTTCGACCGCATCCAGGAAGGGATGGAGCATAATTTCACCCAGCATATAGACGACGGCATTGATGTCGAGGCCTATGACTTTGGCTCGATCATGCATTATCCGCTCAATGCGTTCTCGGTCGACGGCAAGCCGACTATCGAGTTGGTTCATGACTTTCCCGGCGTGGTCGGCCAGCGCGAGAAGTTGAGCGAAGGCGATCGTGCCACCATCAAGAAGCTCTACAAATGACGCTGGTTTTCGACCGTACCGCCGATCTCGCGGGGAAACCGCAGACCCATGTCTTTCTCGTCGGCGTCAGCGAATACACGCATCTTCCCGGCATCGACGAGCCGCCGGACGCGGCAAGCTTCGGGCTACAGCGTCTCGCGTCCCCGGCGCTGAGTGCCTGGGAGGTCTGCCGCTGGCTCGCCGCGCATGCCGATACGCTGTATCGGCCACTGGGCTCGATCCGGTTACTGATGTCGCCGGCGCCCGACGAAGTGGCGAAACTCATGCCGATCACCGCGCCAAGGGGCGTGCAGATGACCAATACTCAAGGCGAGCGTATCACCGCGCCCGACGGAACCAATATCAGCGCCGCCAACGTCGAGCAGGCCGACTGGGCTCATTTCGTGACGGAGGCCTGGGCATGGCGGCGCGCTGCCGCGCCTCATCGCGACAGCGTCACCATGTTTTATTATTCCGGCCATGGGCTCGAACGTTCCGGCGATACGCTCATCACCCTTGCTGATTTCACCGATCCGGCGGGCGGTGGCAAGCTGCAGCGCTGCTGCGAGGTGAAGTCTAATTTCGTGCTCGGCATGGCGCCCACCAACGATGAATTCAGCAATATCGCGCGGAGCCAGTTCTATTTCATCGACGCATGCCGTGAACCGTTGCTCGAACCGGTTGCCATCACTGCGAATACCGCTTCGGTGTGGGAGACGATGGCGGGCAAGGACGACCGGACCACGCCGATCTTCCTCGCCACCTATGCGGGCCTGCGCGCCTTGGCCATCCGGGGCCAGGCGACCGATTTCTGTGCCGGCCTGCTCAAGGCGCTGGACACGGGTTCGGACAATTGCGACGTGCAGGACGCGCAGGGACGCTGGCCGGTCGATAGCGTCTCGCTGAGCGCCGCCCTCGAGAACTACTTCGGATGGATGGGCACGGGACAATTCGCGCCGACAACGGGAACCGTGTTCGGACGCCCGAGACTATGCTGGCTGGCCGATCCACCGGTCGTAGACTTCCGCGTCCTGGTGCGCCCGGATGCGGCAATCCCGGCTACTGAAATTCTCCTGACCAATCAGAACACTGGCTTCGAGAAGCGCATCGCCGCATCAACCGCCGACCACCCGTATCCAGTCAATGTGCCAGCCGGCGTCTACAGCCTCCTTCCGACTGCGAGTGGCGCCAAACGCCCCCCCGTTTTTCAGCTCGTCAACCAGCTCATGTTGGAATGGCCGGTCACGATAGGTTGAGCGCCATGGCAAAGAAAAAACTCTTCCTCACGGTGCCGAAGGCCTTCGAGAACGCGCGTGCCCAGGTGTCGATCCTTGCACACGACCTGACAGTCGTGCGCTCAACGACGCTAAGAGAAGCCGCCGGCGGTATAGAGCTGGAGCCTGGTGTCTATGCCGCGCGTGCCGTGCTGGCTGATGGAAATGTTCTCCAGGCCGCTTTCAAACTGTACAAGACCACGAAGCAGGAAGTGGTCGAACTTGTCGCCATGCCAACCTCCCAGTCCGGCTTGCACGCGGTTTCGTCACGTGTGTTCGCGACAAGCAGCGCAGCCCGCAATAGTCTCGCCCTGGAGGGCGTCGCCGCCTCTTATGCGCCGGGATCGAGCGCACTTGTTGAGGCCGATATGACTTCCGAGTCTGTTGCGTCGGTCGAGGCGCCAAGCTTGTCGCTGGTGAACCTCGGACTGGAAGGCGTGGTTTCAGAGAGCGCGGAACCGGTGACGCTGGATCCGGCAGGCAAGGTCCAGATGTCGGCGCAGGCTGGCATCCGATTCGTAAAGGCGCATTATCAGACGGGCGACCTGCTCGTGGCCGTGCCGACCAGCCATGGCGAGTCGGCAACTCTGAGCTTCACGCCGGGCGATCCGGACGTTCATGTCGACCTGGAAGATGACGATGCCGACCTGCTGCT is a window from the Pararhizobium gei genome containing:
- a CDS encoding YbaY family lipoprotein; its protein translation is MTIVDILGMVELAQGPVAEGLDVRVRFEDTTMMDGPSIVIAETMVRLAPGAAASARFRLAVPAGRLDTRRHYTLSARGRRAGSSDFRDFGTVQSYSWRAGVDTLYHLTIETFTGDQQNPSELRPSE
- a CDS encoding M12 family metallopeptidase → MADGEQTGGNEIKTTFMLVGDKLRPVQYTVVDGLAVVEGCIVIGTPEEAEANLKAVQDQPGLLRADVQAQGVAIKGKAFRWDKGKLIYEIDPALPHPERVEQAMDHWRQNTAITFEKRDPANAEHKNYVRFVPGTGCRSAVGRRGGMQQLVLGPECTKGNVIHEIGHALGLFHEQSRGDRDAHIRIRFDRIQEGMEHNFTQHIDDGIDVEAYDFGSIMHYPLNAFSVDGKPTIELVHDFPGVVGQREKLSEGDRATIKKLYK